The nucleotide sequence TGCTCTGCCGCGTCGCCATGGAGCGCATGTACACGCGCGGGTTGTCGATGGCGTTCATCCGGATGCGGTCGCCGAGCAGCGCGCCGCCCGACTTGCGCTTCGACGGGTCCACCGACAGCACCGCCAGCGTCTTGTCCGGGAAGTCCGCCAGGAAGCGCCGCACCAGCTCGTCGACGAGGCTGGACTTGCCCGCGCCGCCGGTGCCGGTGATGCCCAGCACGGGCACGCGCGGCTGCTTCGAACTCAGCTTCGTCATCGCGTCGCGGAGCTGGTCTCCCACCGACGCGAAGTTCTCCGCGATGGTGATGAGCGAGGCGATCTGCATCGGCTCGCGCGCCGGCATCGCCGCCGCCGTCGGCGCGAAGTCCGCCGGGCGCTTCTCGAAGTCACACTCCTGGATGAGGTGGTCGATCATCCCCTGCAGGCCCATGGCCCGCCCGTCATCCGGGGAGTAGATGCGCGTGACGCCGTACGCGTGGAGCTCTTCGATCTCCGTCGGCAGGATGGTGCCGCCGCCACCGCCGAAGACCTTGATGTTCGCCCCGCGCTGCTTCAGCAGGTCGATCATGTACTTGAAGAACTCGACGTGGCCGCCCTGGTAGGAGGTGATCGCGATGCCCTGCGCGTCCTCCTGGATGGCGCAGTCGACGATTTCGGCGACTGAGCGGTTGTGTCCCAGGTGGATGATTTCGGCGCCCGAGGCCTGCATCAGGCGGCGCATGACGTTGATGGCCGCGTCGTGCCCGTCGAACAGGGAGGCGGCCGTCACGATTCGCACGTGGAATCGCGGCTTGTAGGGCCCGGGAACCGGGGTCAACTGGACGTTTCGCACGGCGCGTACAGTAGGAGCGCGGTGGATGTCGGGCAAGCGATTGAAGCGGGGCCCGCCGGGGCTCGACGCGGACTGTCAAGCCCTCGATGTCGGGAGGAAGGATTCCAGCACCCGCAGTGCGGCGGACGTCGGCGTGGCGCGTCCCTCACGCACCTCCGCCTCCAGCACTGGCACCAGGGCGGCCACCGTGGGGTTCGCATGCAGGGCCGCTCGCAGACCGTCCTGCACCATGGACCACATCCAGCCCACCTGCTGCGCGCGCCGTCGCTGCTCCAGTGTCCCGGAGGCCACGCGCTTGCCCACCTGTGCCTCCAGCGCCTCCCACAGCTTGGCGATGCCCTGGCCCTCCAGCGCGCTGCACGTGGTGACCACGGGCTCGTTGCCCGGACGCATCAGGTGCAGCGCGGCGCGCAGCTCGGAGCGGGCCCGCTCGGCCCTCGGCAGGTTGTCGCCGTCCGCCTTGTTGATGGCGAGCATGTCCGCCACCTCGAGGATGCCGCGCTTGATGCCCTGCAGCTCGTCGCCCGCGCCCGCGAGCATCAGCACCAGGTAGAAGTCCACCATGTCGGCGACCACCGTCTCCGACTGGCCCACGCCCACCGTCTCCACCAGCACCACGTCGAACCCCGCCGCCTCGCACAACAGCAGCGTCTCCCGCGTCTTGCGCGCGACACCGCCCAGCGTGCCGCTGGAAGGGCTGGGCCGGATGTACGCGGCCGTCTCGCGCGACAGCCGGGCCATGCGCGTCTTGTCGCCCAGGATGCTGCCGCCGGAGATGGTGCTCGACGGGTCGATGGCGAGCACCGCCACGCGCCGCCCCTCGCCCACCAGGTGCATGCCCAGCGCGTCGATGAACGTGCTCTTGCCCACGCCGGGCACTCCGCTGATGCCGATGCGCCGGCTGCCGCCCGTGAAGGGGAGCAGCCGGGTGAGGACCTCCTGCGCGAGCGCCTGGTGGCGCGGATGTCCGCTCTCCACCAGGGTGATGGCGCGCGCGAGCACGGAGCGATCCGCCGAGCGGACGCCGTCCACGTAGGCGTCCACCGTCAGCTGCTTCACGCCTCCTCCTGCGCCGCCGTCAGCTTCTCCAGCAGCTCCAGGGCGGCCTTCGAGATGACCGTACCGGGCCCGAAGATGGCGGCAGCGCCCGCGGCGCGCAGCTCGTCGTAATCCTGCGCGGGGATGACGCCGCCCACGACGACCATGATGTCCTCGCGGCCCAGCTCGCTCAGCGCGCGCTTGAGCTGCGGCACCAGCGTGAGGTGTCCGGCCGCCAGCGAGCTGGCGCCCACCACGTGCACGTCGTTCTCCACGGCCTGTCGCGCGGACTCCTCGGGCGTCTGGAACAGCGGGCCGATGTCCACGTCGAAGCCCAGGTCCGCGAACGCGGTGGCGATGACCTTCTGTCCTCGGTCATGCCCGTCCTGGCCCATCTTCGCGATGAGGATGCGAGGCCGGCGGCCGAAGCGCGCGAGGAACGCGTCCGCCGCGGCGCGGGCCTCGGTGATGCCCTGGGCGTCCTTGCCCGCTTCGCTCGAATACACGCCGGACACGCTCCTCACCGTGGCTTCGTAGCGCCCGAAGACCTTCTCGAGCGCGTCGCTGATTTCCCCCACCGTCGCCTTCGCGCGCGCCGCGTCGATGGCGAGCGCCAGGAGATTCCCCTCGTTGCGCCGGCCCGCCTCGGTGAGCGCCTCCAGCTTGCGGCGCACGTCGTCCGCGTTGCGCTCGGCGCGCAGTTCCTTGAGCCGGGCGATCTGCGCCTCGCGCACCGCGGAGTTGTCCACCTTGAGGATCTCGATGTTGTCGGGACGCTCGGGCGGGTACTTGTTCACGCCGATGATGGCCTGACGGCCAGAGTCGATGCGCGCCTGCGTGCGGGCCGCGGCCTCCTCGATGCGCAGCTTGGGCAGCCCCGCCTCGATGGCCTTCGTCATACCGCCCAGCGCCTCGACCTCCTGGATGTGTCCCCACGCCTTCTGCGCCAGCTCGTGCGTGAGCCGCTCCACGTAGTAGCTGCCACCCCACGGGTCGATGACGCGCGTGGTGCCGCTCTCCAACTGGAGATACAGCTGCGTGTTGCGGGCGATGCGCGCGCTGAAGTCCGTGGGCAGCGCAATCGCCTCGTCGAGCGAGTTGGTGTGCAGGCTCTGCGTGTGGCCCTGCGTCGCGGCCATGGCCTCCACGCACGTGCGCACCACGTTGTTGAACACGTCCTGCGCGGTGAGGCTCCAGCCGGAGGTCTGCGAGTGGGTGCGCAGCGCCAGGCTCTTGTCGCTCTTGGGGCTGAAGCCCTTGATGAGCCGGGCCCAGATCATCCGGGCCGCGCGCATCTTCGCCACCTCCATGAAGAAGTTCATGCCGATGGCCCAGAAGAACGACAGGCGCGGCGCGAACGCGTCCACGCCCAGTCCCGCCGCGAGCCCCGCGCGCACGTACTCCACACCGTCCGCCAGGGTGTAGCCGAGCTCCAGGTCCTGCGTCGCTCCGGCCTCCTGCATGTGGTAGCCGCTGATGCTGATGCTGTTGAAGCGCGGCATCTTCTCCGCGGTGAAGCGGAAGATGTCGCCGATGATGCG is from Myxococcus fulvus and encodes:
- the meaB gene encoding methylmalonyl Co-A mutase-associated GTPase MeaB, with amino-acid sequence MKQLTVDAYVDGVRSADRSVLARAITLVESGHPRHQALAQEVLTRLLPFTGGSRRIGISGVPGVGKSTFIDALGMHLVGEGRRVAVLAIDPSSTISGGSILGDKTRMARLSRETAAYIRPSPSSGTLGGVARKTRETLLLCEAAGFDVVLVETVGVGQSETVVADMVDFYLVLMLAGAGDELQGIKRGILEVADMLAINKADGDNLPRAERARSELRAALHLMRPGNEPVVTTCSALEGQGIAKLWEALEAQVGKRVASGTLEQRRRAQQVGWMWSMVQDGLRAALHANPTVAALVPVLEAEVREGRATPTSAALRVLESFLPTSRA
- the scpA gene encoding methylmalonyl-CoA mutase codes for the protein MRPHVPNFSGIAFDAPETQPTAAALEAQREKARATLKDAEHWDTPEGIPVKAVYTPEDLADVEHLGSLPGLPPFVRGPYSTMYVQQPWTVRQYAGFSTAEASNAFYRRNLAAGQKGLSIAFDLATHRGYDSDHPRVAGDVGMAGVAIDSIKDMRILFDRIPLDQMSVSMTMNGAVLPILALYVVAAEEQGVKPEQLSGTIQNDILKEFMVRNTYIYPPGPSMRIIGDIFRFTAEKMPRFNSISISGYHMQEAGATQDLELGYTLADGVEYVRAGLAAGLGVDAFAPRLSFFWAIGMNFFMEVAKMRAARMIWARLIKGFSPKSDKSLALRTHSQTSGWSLTAQDVFNNVVRTCVEAMAATQGHTQSLHTNSLDEAIALPTDFSARIARNTQLYLQLESGTTRVIDPWGGSYYVERLTHELAQKAWGHIQEVEALGGMTKAIEAGLPKLRIEEAAARTQARIDSGRQAIIGVNKYPPERPDNIEILKVDNSAVREAQIARLKELRAERNADDVRRKLEALTEAGRRNEGNLLALAIDAARAKATVGEISDALEKVFGRYEATVRSVSGVYSSEAGKDAQGITEARAAADAFLARFGRRPRILIAKMGQDGHDRGQKVIATAFADLGFDVDIGPLFQTPEESARQAVENDVHVVGASSLAAGHLTLVPQLKRALSELGREDIMVVVGGVIPAQDYDELRAAGAAAIFGPGTVISKAALELLEKLTAAQEEA